One segment of Thermosinus carboxydivorans Nor1 DNA contains the following:
- a CDS encoding transposase, giving the protein NYGLVIKKKVEDDPRSFCTPHRGTREWEKLYAERTSVERAFSRLKEQLGANTVRVQGIKKVTAHLMLCCIALLAGTIAVNRQIHQQKAA; this is encoded by the coding sequence TAACTATGGCCTGGTTATAAAGAAAAAAGTTGAAGATGATCCGCGCAGCTTCTGTACTCCTCATCGTGGCACACGGGAATGGGAAAAACTTTATGCGGAGCGAACATCGGTAGAACGAGCATTTTCCCGATTGAAGGAGCAGCTTGGAGCAAACACGGTTCGTGTACAGGGAATTAAAAAGGTTACAGCACATCTAATGCTTTGCTGCATTGCTTTACTGGCAGGAACAATAGCGGTTAATCGCCAGATACATCAGCAAAAAGCAGCCTAA